In the Primulina eburnea isolate SZY01 chromosome 15, ASM2296580v1, whole genome shotgun sequence genome, GTTGATGAATGTGTAGATGACAATATGTTCTTACCTTGTCATTTAAAAGAAAGTTCTCCTGATGATGAGTGCAAGTGTGTGACATCTCTCTTTTCTTTTCCAGTGTCTGAATAGCTATGGAAATGACATCAGCAAGTGTCAGTTCTACATGGATATGCTGGCTGAATGCAGGAGAAACTCTGGTTCTGTGATGGGTTCTTAAGTGTATCGCTCCCTCTCAGATTCATCATTGATGCTTGAATTGCTATATTTATTGCTATGAATCTATTGTGACGAATTTTCCATCACTTGGTATTGAATTTGACATAACTCGACATAAATAATGCTTTGAGAGCATATCTGGTGGAATCAAATTTATCTTGCGCGTGTAAATTGGATATTCAGTTTCGTCTTGCCTTCAAATTTGTTGGCTATGTATCTTGTCTTCAAATTTATATATCTGCAACTTGTCTAATTTATTTTTAGCTTTTGATAGGGTAAGCCGTAAGAATcacgaattttttattttccgcaaattaaattttaagaaaaCACTTGGGACTTGTAGAGAGGGACAGGACACCCTTACTCGTGAATATCTACCTTGTTAGGCATCTAAATTCGTGGTTTTCAATATTATTATACCTTTCCGtgtaaatttttgaaattgCCAACGACAATTTTAATGGGTCGAGGACCATTTCCTATCTTCCTATTCCAAAGCAAGAATCACTCTCGAGGTAATGAACCTTTAGACAGGTGTGTGAGACATTAATGTCTTTATCACATTCACAGGTGAAATTGTGTTTTCCATTTtgagaattttaattaattaatttcaagGTGAATTACTTCTACCAAAGATAAAAATGTGAagtattaataatttaaaatgaaacAAGAAATAAAAACGTATTGAAATAATATTCAATTTGGCATGCGTTGACGAAAGGCAGGCGGTCGAGTGCTGAATTCCCGGAAAATTGTTTAAAATATCCGAGACACCAATTCAAATATTGGAcatatattttttatgtcaatattacttttcatgatAAATATAGATCACTGATATTTCAGTGAAATCATCTTATGagtattattatatttattttgaaaggtCGCGGTCTTGTAGCAAATTTGGTCAGATAATAACATAACTGGACGCTTGGGTTCGAGCGTGACATGTATCATATATAAGAATTTGAATAAAACCAGAAGAAAGAGACATTTAATGGAACATAATCATTAAATTGATCAGCCCAATTTAAGCAAATACAGTGCTTCATTTTGACGACATCCGACGACGTCTTTAATTTAACTCAATTCCTTAGATGTTAATGGGAGCCTCAACTAGTCAATTCTTTTTGCCAAATTGCCCCATCTATTTACATTTACAACTCTTGGGTTCCTATCACAATCTTCCTTTAAGGAAGCTTAGGCATACTTTCTTCCACGCCTCCCTGTCTGGTTCACCAGCATGTAACCTAGACTTGGCCTCTTCAACAAGAGCCTCCTGTACATTTACCAGTGAATAAATTGTTATAATGAAAGCACCGAAAAATATAAGTAATGTTTACCGCAGTCTGTCGAAGCCAACTTTTAATGTCCTGTCTCATTATAGGCTTCACATTTTCACGAGGGATCCAAactataaacatatatattagATGGGGAAACCTTTCTCATTAGTCATGTCAGAACATCGATACACGATATCAAGAACCGGCTAAATATACTGCCTTGATTTGATCACTCTTCTTTAAATTCTAGGGACATAATCAAGTACCTCGATGAGCTTGTGATTGAGAAGGCGATCAATTATGTGTAAAACGATGTCTTTAGTGTACTCCGGATGGCCTTGGATTCCCATAATGTGATTGCCATACCTAAACATCTCAACTCCGGTCTTGTTTGACCAAGCTAGGACCTCAGCTTTTGGAGGGATTTCCCATACCTGGATAATCCCACGTTAATTACAATTTGTacaaagttgatcagaataatGAAGCGGTAAGTTTTCTTGATCCAAACCTCATCCCTATGGAACTCAATGATAGAGAGGGAAGCAGGGATTTTCAGAGAAGTAAATATTTGTGATGGCAAGAACTCAACTTCCCTAATACCAATGTCCCATCCTGTGGTCGCTCGGCCCGTCTTTCCACCAAGTGCTCGTCCCAAAATCTAATAATACAGAAGAAAAAATCCGTTACATGTATAAACAATGTCGTTACAAAGCAAGCTTAAGGTATGATTTGGATATCATCAAATTCTTGAATTCCCATGACGGAAAATTATGTCTACTAATATCTACtactaaaaatgaaaataagtaTACTAATTTACTATAATATTGTGTTATTTAAGGAGTTGTAAAGGCATAGCAATTATACTCAGCGCAGACCCCACAAAATTTAGAAGtcaaaaattcaagaaaattattgtgacttatttaaaatcatttggaccattttatattttatgggACGGACACCCTTACATGGCCACTATGAAAACCATAATTGCTATTCACACGAAGCAAGTCAAATCCTACGGCGAGTGATGTGCAACACTGATACATAAAGATTTCTTGAGCTTAAAGCATGTGTGACAAGACTGGGAACTAATTTATAAACGTTTtgatgaaaatgaaataaaataagatGTGAATTCATTTTTTAAAGCAATCAAACTCACCATTTAAACTTTCTTTCCTAGGTATGCAGGCAAAAAATAAAACCTATAATACTATTTTGTTCGAGATATATGTTTTTCGATATTTACGGTGTGAAGCATGACACACACAAAATTTCTTTTCATGTTATTTTTAATCAACATTTTATAAACATATCATCTTAACTAAAGATTATAATCGTCCCGTACACGCAAGCACAATTGCTAGCTAGGATAATTATCTAGGAAGTCATGTTAGTGGCTGAATTAAAAAAATCTAGAACAACTTCAAATATAAAAGCACAGACGGATACATTTTTATCCCATATGTATCTCAGAAAAGCATGATCGATTATAAAAACATTAAAAGGTTTTGCCAACTATCTCCGAGCTGGACACGAGAGTAATAACTTGGTTCCTTTTGGTATATATCGGAACTTACATCATCAAGACTAAACAATAATTTAACGGTAAAATATGGAGAAAAGTGTGAAAAGATAATGTGAAAGAGGTGTAACAAGTTTCTTGTTTTATACTGCCTTTTGAAACCAAACAAAATTTATCCAAGGGAATATTCAGAATCTTGGCATCAATTATATATGCCACCAAAGACATTACTAGCTACtttgaaataaattttgaataatttgGTTGAATTTGATATATGTTTGTTAATTCATAAGAAGCAAAGAACCCTCTAGGCTTTCTAAAAGAACGTAATGCAAAAATgtccaaatccaaatcatatacAAGTACACAACTCCATCTCAGAAACCAAACATAAaagtttttgaaattttctaTTTATGAAAAAGTTTTAACATTTAGTTAGAACTATAAAGTAATCTGAGTTGGGTGCTTTTCAGGCTGATTGAATTGAACTTTAGTGTGACCTTTCCAACCTCCAACCACTACGAGTCAGACAAATTCTAGCCTTTAGTTAAAATTTTAGGTCACAATTAGGTTTCCATGAAAAATGTGACATCTACATTTGCAATCcaacttatattttaatttaagataGGCCACGTAAAGTTAACTTTCAATTTCTCTGGGAAAAAAAAGGGTTTAAACTTGGCATGCAATACATTTATTTAGTAGCTAGAAAATCAATTCCCCACTAATCAGATAAATTTAGCGAGGCCGCGTCGCGGCAACAGATTGGCAATGTGGAGAACAAGGCTATGTTTTCTACTTTAATTTCATAATAAAATCCGGAGTGATTGATGAGTTTATACACCAATTATTTCTaaaaaaagtattattattatagaagATGTAATGAAAATCTTGCAATATATAGGATTTAAATCCAAAACTTTATTATCGTCGTAGATCTTCAAAATATCTAgtagaaatattttttcaaagaaCAATCTTATAAATTTTCTGAATATAAAAAAAAGTGGAGAAATGAGTTAGAACTAAGCGAAGACCCGTGCAGCTGACATGAACCTGAAAAAGAAAGGACAATTGTGCAAAAACAACCACGAACTGCAAGAAATTACATCGAACTTTTAACAATATCGAAACCAAAAATTCTTTATTAATTCATGTTGAATTTTTCTatagcatttttttaaaaaaaaatgctaagaatattactaaCGTTATgcaagtaaaatatattttaatgatcATAAAATTGAGATGGATGAGTTGACCTCATTTAGCATAAATTTAATCTAAATATGAAgctcaaaaaaataaattttcaataaaaattagTAACAAAAATAATTCTCAGTGATTAGGGGATACTCAAAACTATAGTAGTTGGCGTGCTAAAACAAGAGGCGAGTAGGATGGCAGAAAACGCGCCGAACTCTGAGCTGTCAATGGAAGGCAACGAAAAAGgcagaaataaataaattaattaaaaaataacaaCCTGGTGGCCGAAGCAAATCCCGAGGACCTTCTTCTTCATGGCGTCCAATTTATTCAGCAGAATCACGAGTTTGGAGATCCACATGTCGCTCCCGTGCGCGTCATTGCAACTTCCGGTGATCACGAAGCCTTCGTACTCGCCGATATCATCGTCCGTCGGGAACTCGCCCTCGGCCACCCTGAACAGGTCCCACACCTCCCCCTCTTCCCGCAGCATTCTCACGAAAACCCCGTAATAACCGCCGTACACCTTCTTCACGTAGTCTGAATCGTCCGCGCACAGAAGGACGGCGAACTTCTGGCCTCCCATTTCCCTCTCCTCTCTctgtatctatatatatatgtatgtatatgtagaGAGAGAAAGGGGGGATCGTGGGGGAAGAGGAGAGAGGGGATCTTGTTGAAATTTGGTTGGAACGAACTTAAACGACGACAGCCGCTTTCTTATAAAGGGGCCTGCGCGAGTGAATTTACGGTTCTGTCCTTCAAGGTCAATTGACTGAATTGCTCCTCACTCAATTGGCTTATTAAATCTTAAGCAAGGAGATTATAGTAAATTCCTTTGGTTTCCCAACGGACCCGTGCCCACCCCTAGTGAAAGGCAATGCAGGTCAATTAATCAAGattgagtctcatgtgagaccgtgtcacggatcttaatctgtgagacgggtcaagtctactcatatttacaacaaaaagtaatactcttagggtgtgtttggttgagtggattagaTAATGATatattaatagtcaaatatttatcgttaaaattttaagatgttttaataatcattttgacccggtttaagatccaattttattaatcaaatagttatctataaaattagatcttaaaccgggtcaaaatgattattaaaacaacttaaaattttaacgataaatatttgattattaATCCATCCTTAtctaatccactcaaccaaacacacccttagtataaaagtaataatttttcatggatgactcaaataagagatctgtctcacaaatacgatctgtgaggccgtctcacacaagtttttgccattaatCAATCAAGTGGAAATCAGTCATGAATGATAAGATAATTTTGTGTGCCTAATTAAAAAAGTTAGTTAAAAGAGTTACCAAATGAGAAGAAAACGTTTCAGAATAAACGAGTTTATGAGATAAAAGTAAAAGTATGACAATATCAATCTTTATAAAGCAAGATTGGTGGTCAAATATTTTTACCATAAAGAAAGAATTGATTACATTTAGATTTTCTCTCCGATCGTTATTCTTGGGATAATGACGTAATAAAATCTGCATATTCAGTAGATGGATAAATTGCTTGCTtgaaactatatttttttaaaaaaaaaaaaacattttgtttgtttatttatttatttttatttcttttttatgttatttttaattttttttcttgtgaAGTACTTTAAGATGATTATCGGCAAATATTCAATAATTTTGCACAATAATACTCGTAACCAATTTTTGTTGCTTGGAGGAGATTTAATGATTTGAGTCATTTGACAAACAAATGCCGGTATCATGATTTGTCAAACTATAATCTTATTCAAATTTTCTATATTGATTTGGATTTTGAAACAAGAAGTTGGGTAAATTTATTGACTTTTGGCAATTTGTGGTCATATGTTTAACATAGATTACAACAATGTGCTTCAATTGTTAAATTATATGGCATATTTATACTACCACTGACATTGTGATCCTTCACTTCAGAGTTGGAGTCACCAATATCATCCAAGTCAATTCTACTACCCAAATTCTGAGAACCATCCTtttgagaataaaaaaaaaaaccttgtaGTGCACATTTGGATGAAATTGCGACCTAGTTGGAAGACATGGTGAATAATCAAACAGagataaataagaaatttttagaAAGTCATGCAAACTCTATGTGTTTTCTGGATGAGCAAATTGAGCTTCTTATGCAACAAGTGTCTGAGATCCACCAAGAGAACGAGCGATTTTTGCCCATCCATTAGTGACCAATCATGTGTGGCTAAACAATGACAACTCAAATAACTAAAGTTGGAAGAGTGATTCAAATCATGTAGAAACTTCACCTGAATCTAATCTTCTACAAGTAATTGAGCTGGATAAAGAAGAATTTTTCAAGGAATCTCAATGTGAAGATGGGCCAACGATGAAATTGGAGGATGAAGAGAGACACAAGATAAATGATTTGAACTCATATATGGTCCTAACATATATTCCATCGGCAAATCCTTTATTTCCACCAACTCCACAATGTTACATCATCTACGAGGTTCATCCTGCATTAGATTGTTTTTCCCTATTACTCATTTCATGTCGAGTGTTGGTGGAACGACGAGATTACAATGTTAATATTATGTCAAGCTTGAGGGCATACATGAACAAGTCTCATATGTAATAATGTAAGATACTTACTATGAGCGGAAGCCGCTCTTCGATGATTGTTTTTCCATAGTGATGCGATCCTTCGAACCACGAAAAGCAAACGCGCTCAAAAAACGGAGTCACGCCCTCGATTCGATGAAACAAAGAAACAGTGtttttgtcccgatctttttgaacaagtaagtgtgtaatattcacc is a window encoding:
- the LOC140815124 gene encoding gamma-glutamyl peptidase 5-like, which produces MGGQKFAVLLCADDSDYVKKVYGGYYGVFVRMLREEGEVWDLFRVAEGEFPTDDDIGEYEGFVITGSCNDAHGSDMWISKLVILLNKLDAMKKKVLGICFGHQILGRALGGKTGRATTGWDIGIREVEFLPSQIFTSLKIPASLSIIEFHRDEVWEIPPKAEVLAWSNKTGVEMFRYGNHIMGIQGHPEYTKDIVLHIIDRLLNHKLIEEALVEEAKSRLHAGEPDREAWKKVCLSFLKGRL